In Saccharothrix syringae, the following are encoded in one genomic region:
- a CDS encoding 3-oxoacyl-ACP reductase, translating to MVQRLEGRVAVVTGGGSGIGLASARRLAAEGARVVVADVDAETGKAAADEVSGLFVEVDVTDEEQVRALFQTAVDTYGGLDVAFNNAGISPPDDDSILTTGIEAWDRVQKVNLTSVYLCCKYAIPHMLERGKGSVINTASFVATMGAATSQISYTASKGGVLAMSRELGVQFARQGVRVNALSPGPVNTPLLRELFAKDPERAARRLVHVPLGRFAEPEEIAAAVAFLASDDSSFITASNFLVDGGIAGAYVTPL from the coding sequence ATGGTTCAGCGACTTGAGGGCCGGGTGGCCGTGGTGACCGGCGGTGGCAGCGGCATCGGCCTGGCGTCGGCGCGGCGGCTGGCCGCGGAGGGCGCGCGGGTCGTCGTGGCCGATGTGGACGCCGAGACGGGCAAGGCGGCGGCCGACGAGGTGTCCGGGCTGTTCGTCGAGGTCGACGTGACCGACGAGGAGCAGGTCCGCGCGTTGTTCCAGACCGCTGTGGACACCTACGGCGGGTTGGACGTGGCGTTCAACAACGCGGGCATCTCGCCGCCGGACGACGACTCGATCCTCACCACGGGCATCGAGGCGTGGGACCGCGTGCAGAAGGTGAACCTGACCTCGGTGTACCTGTGCTGCAAGTACGCTATCCCGCACATGCTGGAGCGCGGCAAGGGGTCGGTGATCAACACCGCGTCCTTCGTGGCGACCATGGGCGCGGCGACCTCGCAGATCTCCTACACCGCGTCCAAGGGCGGCGTGCTGGCGATGAGCCGCGAGCTGGGCGTGCAGTTCGCGCGGCAGGGCGTGCGGGTCAACGCGCTCTCACCCGGACCGGTGAACACGCCGCTGCTGCGCGAGCTGTTCGCCAAGGACCCGGAGCGCGCCGCGCGGCGGCTGGTGCACGTGCCGCTGGGCCGGTTCGCCGAGCCGGAGGAGATCGCGGCCGCGGTGGCGTTCCTGGCCAGCGACGACTCCTCGTTCATCACGGCGTCGAACTTCCTGGTGGACGGCGGTATCGCCGGGGCGTACGTGACACCGCTGTGA
- the thrS gene encoding threonine--tRNA ligase has product MSQPRPAAAQAPPRVVVPAGTTAGTAVREAGLPGKGPDAVVVVRDAEGHLRDLSWTPQVEVEVEAVAANTDDGRAVIRHSTAHVLAQAVQQQFPEAKLGIGPPVKDGFYYDFQVDRPFTLDDLAALEKRMKAIVKGAQRFQRRVVESVDAAKAELAAEPFKLELVDIKSDVDTSEVMEVGGGELTVYDNLDPRSGERVWGDLCRGPHVPTTKHIPAFKLTRVAAAYWRGNEKNPQLQRIYGTAWESQEALDAHLELLAEAERRDHRRLGVELDLFSFPDEIGSGLAVFHPKGGIIRKAMEDYSRARHTEEGYEFVYSPHITKGNLFETSGHLDWYRDGMYPAMHLDAEYNEDGTVRKPGQDYYLKPMNCPFHDLIFKSRGRSYRELPLRMFEFGSVYRYEKSGVIHGLTRVRGMTQDDAHIFCTPEQVQDELKSLLGFVLGLLRDYGLEDFYLELSTRNEEKYVGSDEVWEAATEALRAAAEDSGLELVPDPGGAAFYGPKISVQAKDALGRSWQMSTIQVDFNLPERFGLEYTAADGSRQRPVMIHRALFGSVERFFGVLTEHYAGAFPAWLAPVQVVGIPIADEHVDHLLDVVRRLKLKGVRAEVDASDDRMQKKIRNHTTQKVPFMLLAGGKDVEQGAVSFRFRDGTQVNGVPVDRAVEVVVDWVARRENASPTAELVR; this is encoded by the coding sequence GTGTCCCAGCCACGTCCCGCAGCCGCTCAAGCCCCACCGCGCGTGGTGGTGCCGGCGGGGACCACCGCGGGGACTGCGGTGCGCGAGGCGGGCCTGCCCGGCAAGGGCCCCGACGCCGTCGTGGTCGTCCGCGACGCCGAGGGCCACCTGCGCGACCTGTCCTGGACCCCGCAGGTCGAGGTGGAGGTGGAGGCGGTCGCCGCCAACACCGACGACGGCCGGGCGGTCATCCGCCACTCCACCGCCCACGTGCTGGCCCAGGCCGTGCAGCAGCAGTTCCCCGAGGCGAAGCTGGGCATCGGCCCGCCGGTCAAGGACGGCTTCTACTACGACTTCCAGGTGGACCGGCCGTTCACCCTCGACGACCTCGCGGCGCTGGAGAAGCGCATGAAGGCGATCGTCAAGGGCGCCCAGCGCTTCCAGCGCCGCGTGGTGGAATCGGTGGACGCGGCGAAGGCCGAGCTGGCCGCGGAGCCGTTCAAGCTGGAGCTGGTCGACATCAAGAGCGACGTCGACACCTCCGAGGTGATGGAGGTCGGCGGCGGCGAGCTGACCGTCTACGACAACCTCGACCCGCGCTCCGGCGAGCGGGTGTGGGGCGACCTGTGCCGCGGCCCGCACGTGCCCACGACCAAGCACATCCCGGCGTTCAAGCTGACCCGCGTCGCCGCCGCCTACTGGCGCGGGAACGAGAAGAACCCCCAGCTCCAGCGCATCTACGGCACGGCCTGGGAGTCGCAGGAGGCGCTGGACGCCCACCTGGAGCTGCTGGCCGAGGCCGAGCGGCGCGACCACCGCCGGCTCGGCGTGGAGCTGGACCTGTTCAGCTTCCCCGACGAGATCGGCTCCGGCCTGGCGGTGTTCCACCCCAAGGGCGGCATCATCCGCAAGGCCATGGAGGACTACTCGCGCGCCCGCCACACCGAGGAGGGCTACGAGTTCGTCTACTCGCCGCACATCACCAAGGGCAACCTGTTCGAGACCTCCGGCCACCTGGACTGGTACCGGGACGGCATGTACCCGGCGATGCACCTGGACGCCGAGTACAACGAGGACGGCACGGTCCGCAAGCCGGGCCAGGACTACTACCTCAAGCCGATGAACTGCCCGTTCCACGACCTGATCTTCAAGTCGCGCGGGCGGTCCTACCGCGAGCTGCCGCTGCGCATGTTCGAGTTCGGCTCGGTCTACCGGTACGAGAAGTCCGGCGTGATCCACGGCCTGACCCGGGTGCGCGGCATGACGCAGGACGACGCGCACATCTTCTGCACCCCCGAGCAGGTGCAGGACGAGCTGAAGTCGCTGCTGGGCTTCGTCCTCGGGCTGCTGCGCGACTACGGCCTGGAGGACTTCTACCTGGAGCTGTCCACCCGCAACGAGGAGAAGTACGTCGGCTCGGACGAGGTCTGGGAGGCCGCGACCGAGGCGCTGCGGGCGGCCGCCGAGGACTCCGGCCTGGAGCTGGTGCCCGACCCGGGCGGCGCGGCGTTCTACGGGCCGAAGATCTCCGTGCAGGCCAAGGACGCGCTGGGCCGCAGCTGGCAGATGTCGACCATCCAGGTGGACTTCAACCTGCCCGAGCGGTTCGGCCTGGAGTACACCGCCGCGGACGGCTCGCGGCAGCGGCCGGTGATGATCCACCGGGCGCTGTTCGGCTCGGTCGAGCGGTTCTTCGGCGTGCTGACCGAGCACTACGCGGGCGCGTTCCCGGCGTGGCTGGCGCCCGTGCAGGTGGTGGGCATCCCGATCGCCGACGAGCACGTCGACCACCTGCTGGACGTCGTCCGGCGGTTGAAGCTCAAGGGCGTCCGGGCCGAGGTCGACGCCTCCGACGACCGGATGCAGAAGAAGATCCGCAACCACACCACGCAGAAGGTGCCGTTCATGCTGCTCGCGGGCGGCAAGGACGTCGAGCAGGGCGCGGTGTCGTTCCGGTTCCGCGACGGCACGCAGGTCAACGGCGTGCCGGTGGACCGGGCGGTGGAGGTGGTCGTGGACTGGGTCGCGCGGCGCGAGAACGCCTCGCCCACCGCGGAACTCGTCCGGTGA
- a CDS encoding alpha/beta hydrolase family protein: MRSPITGTAAGVPFTALPPADGGTAPLIVTWHMLDAPRSDAAFAAALPMHGVPAWRVHLGMPMCGARMVDGSADAVLALIREDPLMSFLHRFVREATEEFPAALESVRAQLPVDDGPIGVVGGSLGGAVALRVLAGSGVPVFAGAVVNAAVRMRSVVNLFTGEYPYDAESTAVVDGLDFVARAGVLAERAPLLVVSGELDHPGLRADALELVEALGERGELLSVPGLAHPLAEEPGIEPAPQTPLAREVDAGLVAWFRRHLAG, from the coding sequence ATGCGCTCACCGATCACGGGCACGGCCGCCGGCGTGCCGTTCACCGCCCTCCCCCCGGCCGACGGCGGCACCGCGCCGCTGATCGTCACCTGGCACATGCTGGACGCGCCGCGGTCGGACGCCGCGTTCGCCGCCGCGCTGCCGATGCACGGCGTGCCCGCGTGGCGGGTGCACCTGGGCATGCCGATGTGCGGTGCGCGCATGGTCGACGGCAGCGCGGACGCGGTCCTGGCGCTGATCCGCGAGGACCCCCTGATGTCCTTCCTGCACCGGTTCGTCCGGGAGGCGACCGAGGAGTTCCCGGCGGCGCTGGAGTCGGTCCGCGCGCAGCTCCCGGTCGACGACGGGCCGATCGGCGTGGTGGGCGGTTCGCTGGGCGGGGCGGTCGCGCTGCGGGTCCTGGCCGGGAGCGGGGTGCCCGTGTTCGCCGGTGCCGTGGTGAACGCGGCCGTCCGGATGCGGTCGGTGGTGAACCTGTTCACGGGCGAGTACCCGTACGACGCCGAGTCCACCGCGGTGGTCGACGGGCTGGACTTCGTCGCTCGCGCGGGTGTTCTCGCCGAGCGTGCGCCGTTGCTGGTGGTGAGCGGGGAGCTGGACCACCCGGGGTTGCGCGCGGACGCGCTGGAGCTGGTGGAGGCGCTGGGGGAGCGGGGTGAGCTGCTGTCCGTGCCGGGGCTGGCGCACCCGCTGGCCGAGGAGCCCGGGATCGAGCCCGCGCCGCAGACGCCGTTGGCGCGCGAGGTGGACGCCGGGCTGGTGGCCTGGTTCCGGCGCCACCTCGCGGGGTAG
- a CDS encoding aldehyde dehydrogenase family protein yields the protein MTAYDVINPATGEVVRSVPLASPEETDAAIDRAARAWPAWREVAPADRARLLRRFADAVDGAVEELAALEVLNAGHTIGNARWEAGNVRDVLHYYSAAPERLFGRQIPVPGGWDVTFREPVGVVGVIVPWNFPMPIAGWGFAPALAAGNTVVLKPAELTPLTALRLAELAREAGIPEDVFQVLPGAGDVVGWRFVTHPAVRKVVFTGSTRVGRRVMAGCAEQVKRVTLELGGKSANIVFADADLERAAATAPYGVFDNAGQDCCARSRILVQASAYDRFMELLEPAVKGVVVGEPGDEATEMGPLISAAHREKVASYVPPDAPVAFRGAAPDGPGFWFPPTVLAPVAPTDPVAVEEVFGPVVAVLPFTDEEDAVRLANDSAFGLSGSIWTRDVGRALRVSRAVEAGNLSVNSHSSVRYWTPFGGFKQSGLGRELGPDALDAFTETKNVFIAH from the coding sequence ATGACCGCGTACGACGTGATCAACCCGGCCACCGGGGAGGTGGTGCGGTCGGTGCCCCTGGCCTCCCCGGAGGAGACCGACGCCGCGATCGACCGCGCGGCCCGCGCGTGGCCCGCGTGGCGGGAGGTGGCGCCCGCCGACCGGGCGCGGCTGCTGCGGCGGTTCGCCGACGCGGTCGACGGCGCGGTGGAGGAGCTGGCCGCGCTGGAGGTGCTCAACGCCGGGCACACCATCGGCAACGCGCGCTGGGAGGCGGGCAACGTCCGCGACGTGCTGCACTACTACTCGGCCGCGCCCGAGCGGCTGTTCGGCAGGCAGATCCCGGTGCCGGGCGGGTGGGACGTCACCTTCCGCGAGCCCGTGGGCGTCGTCGGCGTGATCGTGCCGTGGAACTTCCCCATGCCCATCGCCGGCTGGGGCTTCGCGCCCGCGCTCGCCGCCGGGAACACCGTGGTGCTCAAGCCCGCCGAGCTGACGCCGCTGACCGCGCTGCGGCTGGCCGAGCTGGCGCGGGAGGCGGGCATCCCCGAGGACGTGTTCCAGGTGCTGCCGGGCGCCGGGGACGTGGTGGGGTGGCGGTTCGTCACGCACCCGGCCGTGCGCAAGGTCGTGTTCACCGGGTCCACCCGGGTCGGCAGGCGGGTCATGGCCGGGTGCGCGGAGCAGGTCAAGCGGGTCACCCTGGAGCTGGGCGGCAAGTCCGCCAACATCGTGTTCGCCGACGCGGACCTGGAGCGGGCCGCGGCGACCGCGCCGTACGGGGTGTTCGACAACGCCGGGCAGGACTGCTGCGCGCGCTCGCGCATCCTGGTCCAGGCGTCGGCCTACGACCGGTTCATGGAGCTGCTGGAACCCGCGGTCAAGGGCGTCGTGGTCGGCGAGCCGGGCGACGAGGCCACCGAGATGGGGCCGCTGATCTCCGCCGCGCACCGCGAGAAGGTGGCCTCCTACGTGCCGCCGGACGCGCCGGTGGCGTTCCGCGGGGCGGCGCCCGACGGGCCCGGCTTCTGGTTCCCGCCCACGGTGCTCGCGCCGGTCGCGCCGACCGACCCGGTGGCCGTGGAGGAGGTGTTCGGCCCGGTGGTGGCGGTGCTGCCGTTCACCGACGAGGAGGACGCCGTGCGGTTGGCCAACGACAGCGCGTTCGGGCTGTCCGGGTCGATCTGGACGCGCGACGTCGGGCGCGCGCTGCGCGTGTCGCGGGCCGTGGAGGCCGGGAACCTGTCGGTGAACTCGCACTCGTCGGTGCGGTACTGGACGCCGTTCGGCGGGTTCAAGCAGTCCGGGCTGGGCCGGGAGCTGGGGCCCGACGCGCTCGACGCGTTCACCGAGACCAAGAACGTCTTCATCGCGCACTGA
- a CDS encoding helix-turn-helix domain-containing protein codes for MTAPERSRLARERLSRELRRLRTEAKMTGTATARATGMSQSKLSKIENGMLLPSVTDVERLVAELSATRETRVELVELARQLHAEAETRRVVLHRGAHRHQQTVARIEARATTSRFFQNAGVPALLQSENYLRVVLNSTPAHEQDTAIATLRSRRARMDDLGKRFVFLLAESALRWRMGSADLMCEQIDHLSQIMRRPNVQLGVVPWSVDANMVAPHGFQVYDERVVTLTVLTGNATITDPHDVREYLALFGRLERLAVRGEELEDLLEQISRDHRKLG; via the coding sequence ATGACCGCACCTGAGCGTTCGCGGCTGGCCCGAGAACGGCTCTCGCGCGAGTTACGACGGCTGCGCACCGAGGCCAAGATGACCGGCACGGCCACGGCGCGCGCTACCGGGATGAGCCAGTCGAAGTTGTCGAAGATCGAGAACGGCATGCTCCTCCCGTCCGTGACCGACGTGGAGCGCCTGGTCGCCGAGTTGTCCGCGACCAGGGAGACCAGGGTCGAGCTGGTCGAACTGGCCCGCCAGCTGCACGCCGAGGCGGAGACCCGCCGGGTGGTGCTGCACCGGGGGGCCCACCGCCACCAGCAGACCGTGGCCCGCATCGAGGCCCGTGCCACCACGAGCCGCTTCTTCCAGAACGCGGGTGTGCCCGCGTTGCTGCAGAGCGAGAACTACCTGAGGGTCGTGCTGAACTCGACCCCGGCGCACGAGCAGGACACCGCGATCGCCACGCTCCGCAGTCGGCGCGCCCGCATGGACGACCTGGGCAAGCGGTTCGTGTTCCTGCTCGCGGAGAGCGCGCTGCGCTGGCGCATGGGGTCGGCCGACCTGATGTGCGAGCAGATCGACCACCTGTCGCAGATCATGCGAAGACCAAACGTCCAGCTGGGTGTGGTGCCGTGGTCGGTGGACGCGAACATGGTCGCCCCGCACGGGTTCCAGGTCTACGACGAGCGCGTGGTGACGCTGACCGTGCTGACGGGCAACGCGACCATCACCGACCCGCACGACGTGCGGGAGTACCTGGCCCTGTTCGGTCGGCTGGAACGCCTGGCGGTGCGCGGCGAGGAGCTGGAAGACCTGCTGGAACAGATCTCCAGGGACCACCGCAAGCTCGGCTGA
- a CDS encoding serine/threonine protein kinase, whose protein sequence is MDLPGYRMVERIGAGATGEVFRATRDADGAEVAVKVLRGPGAAGRDRVAREARRAASAHHPGVVRVHEVGGDDGVAWLVMDLVPGPDLQRLLDEGGPLPPARAAALVAGVADAVAAVHAAGVVHRDLKPSNVLLRGDRPVVTDFGTARAVAGEVDDLTGGEDWASTATGGAADAAPGTYAYMAPEQWRGQPGDPRSDVYALGGLLHAALTGCRPFERRSLAELAYAVAVEPPPAPSASGVPGAFDRVVATAMAKDPGDRYPDARAFAEAVRAAAAGRVPGRLAARRAVLVGVAVLVVVVAAVVGWVVVRGEPEERVVCAETLSVRDAPRSRGVIATLRRGERVRLDGGRDGPWVGVDLADGRGGWALVDYLGITC, encoded by the coding sequence GTGGACTTACCCGGCTACCGGATGGTGGAGCGGATCGGCGCGGGGGCGACCGGCGAGGTCTTCCGCGCCACCCGCGACGCCGACGGGGCCGAGGTGGCGGTGAAGGTGCTGCGCGGGCCGGGTGCCGCCGGGCGCGACCGGGTCGCCCGGGAGGCCCGCCGCGCCGCGAGCGCGCACCACCCCGGCGTGGTGCGGGTGCACGAGGTCGGCGGTGACGACGGGGTCGCGTGGCTGGTCATGGACCTGGTGCCCGGCCCGGACTTGCAGCGCCTGCTGGACGAGGGCGGCCCGCTGCCCCCGGCGCGGGCCGCGGCGCTGGTCGCCGGGGTCGCCGACGCGGTGGCCGCCGTGCACGCGGCGGGCGTGGTGCACCGCGACCTCAAGCCCTCGAACGTCCTGCTGCGCGGCGATCGGCCGGTGGTCACCGACTTCGGCACGGCGCGGGCGGTCGCCGGTGAGGTCGACGACCTGACCGGCGGCGAGGACTGGGCGTCCACGGCCACCGGCGGTGCCGCGGACGCCGCGCCCGGCACCTACGCCTACATGGCGCCGGAGCAGTGGCGCGGTCAGCCGGGGGACCCGCGGTCGGACGTGTACGCGCTCGGCGGCCTCCTCCACGCCGCGCTCACCGGCTGTCGCCCGTTCGAGCGGCGTTCGCTGGCCGAGTTGGCCTATGCGGTCGCGGTGGAGCCGCCCCCGGCGCCGAGCGCGAGTGGTGTGCCCGGGGCTTTCGACCGGGTCGTGGCGACCGCGATGGCCAAGGACCCGGGGGACCGCTACCCGGACGCGCGGGCGTTCGCCGAAGCGGTGCGCGCCGCCGCGGCCGGGCGCGTCCCGGGACGCCTCGCCGCGCGCCGCGCCGTTCTCGTCGGGGTGGCGGTGCTGGTGGTCGTGGTGGCCGCGGTGGTGGGGTGGGTCGTGGTTCGGGGCGAGCCCGAGGAGCGCGTGGTCTGCGCGGAGACGCTCTCCGTGCGCGATGCGCCGCGCAGCCGTGGCGTGATCGCCACCTTGCGGCGCGGCGAGCGGGTCCGACTTGACGGCGGGCGGGACGGCCCGTGGGTGGGGGTGGACCTGGCGGACGGCCGTGGCGGCTGGGCGCTGGTCGACTACCTCGGCATCACCTGCTGA
- a CDS encoding SH3 domain-containing protein translates to MPLSTSRTAIGVGALAAALCTGLAAPAQAEVTAQAEVTAQARQTVCADDLYVRTDPNGAFLGTLYRGQSFDVERTSGDWAYGFAYGNVNRHGWVQLGWFC, encoded by the coding sequence ATGCCCCTGTCCACCTCCCGCACCGCGATCGGCGTCGGCGCGCTCGCCGCGGCGCTGTGCACCGGCCTCGCCGCACCCGCGCAGGCCGAGGTCACCGCACAGGCCGAGGTCACCGCGCAAGCCCGTCAGACCGTGTGCGCGGACGACCTGTACGTCCGCACCGACCCGAACGGCGCGTTCCTCGGCACGCTGTACCGCGGGCAGAGCTTCGACGTGGAGCGGACCTCGGGCGACTGGGCGTACGGCTTCGCCTACGGCAACGTCAACCGCCACGGCTGGGTCCAACTGGGCTGGTTCTGCTGA
- a CDS encoding HIT family protein, translated as MTTDYEEQDGVGVQDALQRLWTPHRLSYVKGEGKAVGDEPEGCPFCRVTGLADADGLILARGELVFAVLNLYPYNPGHLMVLPYRHVPDYTDLTPAETVEFAEFTQRAMRVVRRVADPHGFNIGMNQGVVAGAGIAAHLHQHVVPRWGGDANFMPVIGHTKVLPQLLPETRELLSSAWQADS; from the coding sequence GTGACGACCGACTACGAGGAGCAGGACGGGGTGGGGGTCCAGGACGCGCTGCAGCGCCTCTGGACCCCGCACCGCCTGTCCTACGTGAAGGGCGAGGGCAAGGCGGTCGGCGACGAGCCCGAGGGCTGCCCGTTCTGCCGGGTGACCGGGCTGGCCGACGCCGACGGCCTGATCCTGGCGCGGGGCGAACTGGTGTTCGCGGTGCTCAACCTGTACCCCTACAACCCCGGCCACCTGATGGTGCTGCCGTACCGGCACGTGCCCGATTACACGGACCTGACGCCGGCGGAGACGGTCGAGTTCGCCGAGTTCACCCAGCGGGCGATGCGGGTGGTGCGGCGGGTGGCCGACCCGCACGGGTTCAACATCGGCATGAACCAGGGCGTGGTGGCGGGCGCGGGCATCGCGGCCCACCTGCACCAGCACGTGGTGCCGCGCTGGGGCGGCGACGCCAACTTCATGCCGGTGATCGGCCACACCAAGGTGCTGCCGCAGTTGCTGCCGGAGACCCGGGAACTGCTTTCCTCGGCCTGGCAGGCCGATTCCTGA
- a CDS encoding FadR/GntR family transcriptional regulator translates to MTPLRDALFRPVRAGNAFEETVERLVQAIRLGAVGPGERLPAERDLAGRLGVSRVTLREAIRSLQDAGYVESRRGRYGGTFVTSPLPVPTAGPRVDAVELADALTLRAAVETGAAECAAGRALDPAERRNLLARLAECGEAALEDYRRRDSRLHLAIAEATGSASLTAAVADARTRVNALLERIPLLQPNLAHSNQQHAAIVGHVLAGDAEAARRAMAEHLDGTAVLLRGFLS, encoded by the coding sequence GTGACGCCGTTGCGGGACGCGTTGTTCCGCCCGGTGCGGGCGGGCAACGCGTTCGAGGAGACCGTGGAGCGGCTGGTGCAGGCCATCCGCCTGGGCGCGGTCGGCCCGGGTGAGCGGCTGCCCGCCGAGCGCGACCTGGCCGGGCGGCTGGGCGTGAGCCGGGTGACGCTGCGCGAGGCGATCCGGTCGTTGCAGGACGCCGGGTACGTCGAGTCGCGGCGCGGTCGCTACGGCGGGACGTTCGTGACCTCGCCGCTGCCGGTGCCGACGGCGGGGCCCCGGGTCGACGCGGTCGAGCTGGCGGACGCGCTGACGCTGCGCGCGGCGGTGGAGACGGGCGCGGCGGAGTGCGCGGCGGGCCGGGCGCTGGACCCGGCCGAGCGGCGCAACCTGCTGGCGCGGCTGGCCGAGTGCGGCGAGGCCGCGCTGGAGGACTACCGGCGCCGGGACTCGCGGCTGCACCTGGCGATCGCGGAGGCCACCGGCTCGGCGTCGCTGACCGCGGCCGTGGCCGACGCGCGGACGCGGGTCAACGCGCTGCTGGAGCGGATACCGCTGCTGCAGCCGAACCTGGCCCACTCGAACCAGCAGCACGCGGCGATCGTCGGCCACGTCCTGGCCGGTGACGCCGAGGCCGCGCGGCGGGCGATGGCCGAGCACCTGGACGGCACGGCCGTGCTGTTGCGCGGTTTCCTGAGTTGA
- a CDS encoding phosphatidylinositol mannoside acyltransferase, producing MKQRLADLGYAAGWRLARLLPERVARGAFDAAADWGARRGGDGVDQLRRNLRRVVPRAGEAELDELVRQSLRSYARYWREAFRLPSMDREAVFAECDRTVSGVENLDAALAEGRGVVAALPHSGNWDVAGVWLVGHCGTFTTVAERLQPESLYQRFIAFRESLGFEVVPLTGGERNPAVVLAERLRANRVVCLLADRDLTAGGMPVTFFGEKTLMPAGPAHLAATTGAALLPVGLWFTGDGWHIRFHPPVRVGGTSGVGAATQQVADVFAADIAAHPADWHMMQPLWLADLPETRQRALRRVLARRGESV from the coding sequence GTGAAGCAGCGGTTGGCCGACCTGGGGTACGCGGCGGGCTGGCGCCTGGCGCGGCTGCTGCCCGAGCGGGTGGCGCGCGGCGCGTTCGACGCGGCCGCCGACTGGGGCGCCCGGCGCGGCGGCGACGGCGTCGACCAGCTGCGCCGGAACCTGCGCCGGGTCGTGCCGCGGGCGGGCGAGGCCGAGCTGGACGAGCTGGTCCGGCAGTCGCTGCGCTCGTACGCGCGGTACTGGCGGGAGGCGTTCCGGCTGCCGTCGATGGACCGCGAGGCGGTGTTCGCCGAGTGCGACCGCACGGTCAGCGGCGTGGAGAACCTGGACGCCGCGCTGGCCGAGGGCCGGGGCGTGGTGGCGGCGCTGCCGCACAGCGGCAACTGGGACGTGGCCGGGGTGTGGCTGGTCGGCCACTGCGGCACGTTCACCACGGTCGCCGAACGCCTCCAGCCGGAGTCGCTGTACCAGCGGTTCATCGCCTTCCGGGAGAGCCTGGGCTTCGAGGTGGTGCCGCTGACCGGCGGCGAGCGCAACCCGGCCGTGGTGCTGGCCGAGCGGCTGCGCGCCAACAGGGTGGTGTGCCTGCTGGCCGACCGCGACCTGACCGCGGGCGGCATGCCGGTGACGTTCTTCGGCGAGAAGACCCTGATGCCCGCGGGCCCGGCGCACCTGGCGGCCACGACCGGCGCGGCGCTGCTGCCGGTGGGCCTGTGGTTCACCGGTGACGGCTGGCACATCCGGTTCCACCCGCCGGTGCGGGTCGGCGGCACCTCGGGCGTGGGCGCGGCGACCCAGCAGGTGGCCGACGTGTTCGCCGCCGACATCGCCGCGCACCCCGCCGACTGGCACATGATGCAGCCGCTGTGGTTGGCGGACCTGCCCGAGACCAGGCAGCGGGCGCTGCGCCGGGTGCTGGCCCGCCGAGGGGAGTCGGTGTGA
- the pgsA gene encoding phosphatidylinositol phosphate synthase translates to MLNIFARASVSRVTDPIGGWLLRRGLTPNAVTVLGTVGSVAASLWFIPRGQLFAGAVLVTAFVLFDLLDGAMARAGGGGTRFGAVLDATCDRVADGALFAAVAWWAFDAGERGLAAAALVSLVGAQVTSYVKARAEATGLSADGGLAERAERFIIALLGVGLHGLGVPYVLPVALYLLAALVTVTVAQRVLAVSREAKELT, encoded by the coding sequence ATGCTGAACATCTTCGCCCGCGCGTCCGTCTCGCGCGTCACCGACCCGATCGGTGGCTGGCTGCTGCGTCGCGGCCTCACCCCGAACGCCGTCACGGTGCTGGGCACCGTCGGCTCCGTCGCCGCGTCGCTGTGGTTCATCCCGCGCGGGCAGCTGTTCGCGGGCGCGGTGCTCGTCACCGCGTTCGTGCTGTTCGACCTGCTCGACGGGGCGATGGCCCGCGCGGGCGGCGGCGGCACGCGGTTCGGCGCCGTGCTGGACGCCACGTGCGACCGGGTCGCCGACGGCGCGCTGTTCGCCGCCGTCGCCTGGTGGGCGTTCGACGCGGGGGAGCGGGGCCTGGCCGCCGCGGCCCTGGTGTCGCTGGTCGGGGCGCAGGTCACCTCGTACGTCAAGGCGCGTGCCGAGGCGACCGGGCTGTCCGCCGACGGCGGCCTGGCCGAGCGCGCCGAGCGGTTCATCATCGCCCTGCTCGGCGTCGGGCTGCACGGCCTGGGCGTGCCCTACGTCCTGCCGGTGGCGCTGTACCTGCTCGCGGCGCTGGTCACCGTCACGGTCGCGCAGCGCGTGCTGGCCGTGAGCCGCGAGGCGAAGGAGCTGACGTGA